In a genomic window of Methanogenium sp. S4BF:
- a CDS encoding 4Fe-4S dicluster domain-containing protein, translating into MPLFTMVKRALANVTGKPATLMYPATPAKQYEASRGHVVIAIEDCIYCGNCQRHCVSQAITVDREARTWEINRLRCIICGVCAEVCPKDCIFMEPDYHPSSEGQSVEFVQGPPAPPKEEKKPKAEE; encoded by the coding sequence ATGCCATTATTTACCATGGTTAAGCGGGCACTTGCAAATGTGACGGGGAAACCCGCCACCCTGATGTACCCGGCAACGCCCGCCAAACAGTATGAGGCATCCCGCGGACATGTGGTCATTGCAATCGAGGACTGCATCTACTGCGGCAACTGCCAGCGCCACTGCGTCTCACAGGCGATCACGGTCGACCGCGAGGCCCGAACCTGGGAGATCAACCGCCTCCGCTGCATCATCTGCGGTGTCTGCGCAGAGGTCTGCCCGAAAGACTGCATCTTTATGGAACCCGACTACCACCCGTCGTCTGAAGGGCAGTCGGTAGAGTTTGTGCAGGGGCCGCCTGCACCACCCAAGGAAGAGAAGAAACCAAAAGCTGAGGAGTAA
- a CDS encoding thiamine S protein: MPVVRFRFSRSQTVSEIIYEENETYADLLLRCGLIPDTVLIFAGNRSLPEDASVGEGEVTIEETASRG, from the coding sequence ATGCCTGTTGTCCGATTCCGGTTCTCCCGTTCACAGACCGTTTCAGAGATTATCTATGAAGAGAATGAGACCTATGCAGACCTCCTGCTGCGCTGCGGCCTCATTCCGGACACCGTCCTCATCTTTGCCGGAAACCGGTCTCTTCCTGAGGATGCATCGGTCGGTGAAGGGGAGGTAACGATAGAAGAGACTGCTTCACGTGGGTAG
- a CDS encoding FmdE family protein: MTVTLPPFEEVAIFHGHVCPGLAFGYRAAEYAKECLNTGRSADEEMVAIVENDACMIDAIQYITGCTMGKGNLIFRDHGKPVYTFILRNCEKAVRIAQRNSFSLDALFPEAGDIHARMNAGTATDADRARMQEIRSAMIGKILTAPLDEIYECREVEPHIPEHARIFRSVPCGVCGEPVSEQRARVQDGKIVCIPCFDEYTRGW, translated from the coding sequence ATGACAGTGACACTTCCGCCGTTTGAAGAAGTGGCCATATTCCACGGCCATGTCTGCCCCGGACTCGCATTCGGGTACCGGGCAGCAGAGTATGCAAAAGAATGCCTGAACACCGGCCGGTCTGCAGACGAGGAGATGGTTGCCATTGTAGAAAACGACGCCTGCATGATTGATGCCATCCAGTACATCACCGGCTGCACGATGGGGAAAGGCAACCTCATCTTCCGCGACCACGGCAAACCGGTCTACACCTTCATCCTCCGGAACTGCGAAAAGGCAGTGCGGATTGCCCAGCGCAACTCGTTTTCCCTCGATGCCCTCTTTCCCGAGGCAGGGGATATCCATGCGAGGATGAATGCAGGCACGGCCACCGATGCAGACAGGGCACGGATGCAGGAGATCCGGTCTGCGATGATCGGGAAGATTCTCACCGCACCGCTGGACGAGATCTATGAATGCAGGGAAGTCGAGCCCCACATCCCCGAACATGCCCGCATCTTCCGGTCGGTCCCCTGCGGTGTCTGCGGGGAACCGGTATCCGAGCAGCGGGCACGGGTGCAGGACGGAAAGATCGTCTGCATTCCCTGTTTCGACGAATACACCCGCGGCTGGTAA
- a CDS encoding lectin like domain-containing protein, whose protein sequence is MRSTCMLIIALLLVQGAAALTFEQAPLNPAFVAYTEAADAGAADPAAMACYGTANVSPGADPAPFATGLLPSPAVIFWPDSYSAPTVTDAAILPVRFDLRDEGRVTPVRDQGQCGSCWAFATYGSLESTYLTDTGEAEDFSENNMKNLCSNESGDGFDTGPCDGGFAFMSDAYLVRGSGPVQEADDPYLLPVPSTISPTDLSAVLDVREVTFLPQRTGPLDNDLFKEQLMQEGAIWVSFLVNWSCFADNYTTYYWPGDAYDVDGGHAVTLVGWDDAFPKESFAVKPPGDGAFILKNSWGSGVGEDGFFYISYYDPIIGTFGDEEQEFVMDYRNLWTAGAVYTGVPAEDGRRIYQYDPLGWTTSAGTGTGEAGPLYAANVFTADGYEALTEVSFYTREPDTAYTAAIFTNFTTPPGDSAPVAWTSGTCALPGYHTITLPEPAVLTPGEVFSVVLEIDAPTDTYPLVVEMPIEGYSSGATAGPGESYASVDGSEWEDLTESVTNANFCIKAFTHSLTVVPRDYPTIMEAVTASASGDTIIVLNEGMYTEELFINKSLTLLGMNGVVVATPPKGTGIAIEADNVTVSGFMFDGDDNPNGQYGIKVEGANCTIYDCRVTGYEYGLWLPSAEGLTLSDIASYDNEFNLMYENPEADPGNAIADTVTVNGRPVIYREGISGETIDASTDAGAVICVNCTDMTIRDTATDAIAYGYYLCGCEEITLENVSADAVGIGLGLLYSSNVTVRDSTFGPDAEYGMVLLDGSDIIADGNEIACDEVGTGIMLIWGENASIRNTSITGGISGVLTYFVFNGSITGCTISDTVSSGIDAYFGFGLAVTNNTVHAPDVGIDTESVFDCLVSGNTLDCNDTGIGIVAWADGAEITANTVNNCSIQAIMQLNDSVVYGNRFSGGTYPVIAATGSGGAVHVYRNDFVLTEIVPDGDMLSATAAAKMPATGAMDAAAAFCASGCSIEDVLPGEWRPDGQFSAMVAAADAPFSAQQADAANVTWHSPTPVTYWYGVQKCNEIMGNYWSTYTGTDTTHDGIGDTPFVYRNETMDWYPLVDTFASYSLTEPPLADGDDPAGDLAAAGTLSTGETATLRFTGSPVQTVTLTATETTGQVILTVDRAPAGPAGITGPVYSYLSVQLSGMTDGEVGGATISFRVPTAWLKAEGLEPADTSLFRYHDGAWQELSTTLLTIDGGWATYEAKTPGFSTFAIAEGTGDAIAIPVPGIVNLTVTEPEPTPEATEAPAEPPVTVAVPGEETQAATAAATTPQASPPGVITLIGGAAGAMLLFRKRE, encoded by the coding sequence ATGCGATCCACATGCATGCTTATCATTGCCCTCCTCCTCGTGCAGGGGGCAGCAGCGCTCACGTTTGAACAGGCACCCCTCAATCCGGCTTTTGTCGCCTACACGGAGGCGGCGGATGCAGGTGCGGCTGACCCCGCTGCGATGGCCTGCTACGGCACTGCGAATGTGTCACCGGGTGCAGACCCGGCCCCGTTTGCCACCGGTCTCCTGCCGTCTCCCGCAGTTATTTTCTGGCCGGACAGCTATTCTGCGCCAACAGTGACCGATGCTGCGATTCTTCCCGTCCGCTTTGACCTCCGCGACGAAGGCAGGGTCACCCCGGTCCGCGACCAGGGACAGTGCGGCAGCTGCTGGGCCTTTGCGACCTACGGTTCCCTTGAGTCGACCTATCTGACCGATACCGGCGAGGCAGAGGATTTCTCGGAAAACAATATGAAGAACCTCTGCTCGAACGAGTCCGGGGACGGATTTGACACAGGTCCCTGTGACGGAGGGTTTGCATTCATGTCAGACGCCTATCTCGTCCGCGGCAGCGGCCCGGTGCAGGAGGCGGATGACCCGTATCTCCTCCCGGTGCCTTCCACCATCTCCCCCACCGATCTCTCTGCGGTCCTTGATGTCCGGGAGGTAACCTTCCTGCCCCAGCGGACGGGACCCCTTGATAACGACCTCTTCAAGGAGCAGCTGATGCAGGAAGGGGCGATCTGGGTCTCATTCCTCGTCAACTGGTCCTGCTTTGCGGACAACTACACCACCTACTACTGGCCGGGTGATGCGTATGATGTAGACGGCGGCCACGCGGTCACCCTTGTGGGATGGGACGATGCCTTCCCGAAGGAGTCCTTTGCTGTCAAGCCACCGGGTGACGGTGCCTTTATCCTGAAAAACAGCTGGGGCTCCGGTGTCGGGGAGGACGGATTCTTCTATATCTCCTACTATGACCCGATCATCGGCACCTTCGGTGACGAGGAGCAGGAATTTGTAATGGATTACAGGAATCTCTGGACCGCGGGAGCAGTCTACACCGGTGTTCCGGCAGAAGACGGCAGACGAATCTACCAGTATGACCCCCTCGGATGGACAACAAGTGCCGGAACCGGCACCGGCGAGGCAGGGCCGCTCTACGCTGCCAATGTCTTCACGGCAGACGGATATGAGGCACTCACCGAGGTGAGTTTCTACACCCGCGAACCGGATACGGCATACACTGCCGCCATCTTTACGAACTTCACCACCCCGCCGGGAGATAGTGCACCGGTCGCATGGACGTCCGGCACCTGTGCCCTTCCGGGGTACCACACCATCACTCTCCCGGAACCCGCCGTCCTCACTCCCGGAGAGGTATTCTCGGTTGTCCTTGAGATCGATGCACCGACCGATACCTATCCGCTTGTTGTGGAAATGCCAATAGAAGGCTACTCCTCCGGCGCCACCGCCGGTCCGGGCGAGAGTTATGCCAGCGTTGACGGGAGTGAATGGGAAGATCTGACCGAATCGGTCACGAACGCAAACTTCTGTATCAAGGCGTTCACGCACTCCCTCACCGTCGTCCCGCGGGACTACCCGACCATTATGGAAGCGGTGACCGCCTCGGCGTCCGGTGACACGATCATTGTCCTGAATGAAGGAATGTATACGGAAGAACTGTTCATCAACAAATCCCTCACCCTGCTCGGTATGAACGGCGTTGTTGTCGCGACCCCGCCGAAGGGGACCGGGATTGCTATTGAGGCAGACAACGTCACCGTTTCCGGCTTCATGTTTGACGGCGACGACAACCCGAACGGACAGTATGGCATAAAAGTTGAGGGAGCAAACTGCACCATCTATGACTGCCGGGTCACCGGATATGAATACGGCCTCTGGCTCCCCTCAGCAGAGGGCCTCACCCTCTCTGACATCGCCAGTTATGACAACGAGTTCAATCTCATGTACGAGAACCCGGAGGCAGACCCCGGCAACGCAATTGCTGATACCGTCACCGTGAACGGGCGTCCGGTCATCTACCGTGAGGGCATTTCGGGAGAGACTATCGATGCCTCCACAGACGCCGGTGCCGTCATCTGCGTGAACTGCACGGATATGACCATCAGGGACACCGCGACCGACGCCATCGCGTACGGCTACTACCTCTGCGGGTGTGAAGAGATAACACTCGAGAATGTCAGTGCAGACGCCGTGGGTATTGGTCTGGGACTGCTATATTCATCAAATGTCACAGTCCGGGACTCAACGTTTGGTCCGGATGCAGAGTATGGAATGGTACTGTTAGATGGCTCAGATATCATCGCTGATGGAAATGAAATTGCGTGCGATGAGGTCGGCACGGGCATAATGCTCATTTGGGGCGAGAATGCATCCATACGCAATACGAGCATAACCGGTGGAATAAGTGGTGTGTTGACATACTTTGTATTCAACGGTTCGATTACCGGCTGTACCATCAGTGATACAGTCTCATCGGGAATCGATGCCTATTTCGGATTCGGACTCGCCGTCACCAACAATACTGTTCATGCGCCTGATGTCGGCATTGATACGGAATCCGTCTTTGACTGTCTCGTGTCCGGCAATACCCTGGACTGCAATGATACCGGGATAGGCATTGTTGCCTGGGCAGACGGCGCGGAGATTACTGCCAACACCGTGAATAACTGCTCGATACAGGCCATTATGCAACTGAATGACTCCGTGGTATATGGCAACCGCTTCTCCGGTGGAACATACCCGGTCATTGCAGCAACGGGCAGTGGGGGAGCGGTCCATGTCTACCGCAATGACTTTGTGCTGACGGAGATCGTTCCGGACGGAGACATGCTCAGCGCAACTGCTGCAGCAAAGATGCCCGCTACGGGAGCAATGGATGCGGCGGCCGCCTTCTGTGCCTCCGGATGCAGCATCGAAGACGTCCTGCCGGGTGAATGGCGCCCGGACGGACAGTTCAGCGCGATGGTTGCAGCGGCGGATGCGCCCTTTTCCGCACAGCAGGCAGATGCGGCGAATGTCACCTGGCACTCCCCAACACCCGTGACCTACTGGTACGGGGTGCAGAAGTGCAACGAAATCATGGGCAACTACTGGAGCACCTACACCGGCACCGACACCACCCATGACGGTATCGGAGATACACCGTTCGTCTACCGGAACGAGACAATGGACTGGTATCCTCTGGTTGACACTTTCGCCTCCTACTCCCTGACAGAACCTCCACTGGCTGACGGTGACGACCCCGCAGGCGATCTCGCCGCCGCGGGCACCCTCTCAACGGGTGAGACGGCAACCCTCCGCTTCACCGGCTCGCCCGTGCAGACGGTCACCCTCACCGCAACGGAGACCACCGGACAGGTTATCCTCACGGTCGACCGGGCACCCGCCGGCCCGGCCGGAATTACGGGCCCTGTCTATTCCTACCTCTCCGTTCAGCTCAGCGGAATGACGGATGGCGAGGTCGGCGGTGCGACCATCTCCTTCCGGGTGCCCACCGCATGGCTGAAGGCAGAGGGGCTCGAACCGGCGGATACATCCCTCTTCCGCTACCACGACGGCGCATGGCAGGAGCTTTCCACGACACTCCTCACAATCGACGGCGGCTGGGCCACCTACGAGGCAAAGACACCCGGATTCTCCACCTTTGCAATTGCAGAAGGGACCGGGGACGCCATTGCGATTCCGGTGCCCGGTATCGTGAATCTCACCGTGACGGAGCCGGAGCCCACACCGGAAGCAACCGAGGCACCGGCTGAACCACCGGTGACGGTGGCCGTGCCGGGTGAAGAGACACAGGCGGCCACTGCCGCTGCCACCACCCCACAGGCGAGTCCGCCTGGAGTCATCACCCTCATTGGCGGTGCGGCAGGGGCCATGCTGCTCTTCAGGAAGCGGGAATAA
- a CDS encoding lectin like domain-containing protein, giving the protein MNSLSRNISALFLIAALILIPGASALTIEQAPLNPAFVAYTEGLDADDIGQYSIACSGDSCSAAGTDKMPFAAGDIPAPLMMVRTDTSASDIYRATTADEVAFPARFDLRDEGRVTQVRDQGDCGSCWAFAAYGSLESTYLTDTGTAENVSENHMKNLCSNLYPDGYDRDPCNGGNAFMSAAYLTRGSGPVQEADDPYALPVPSTISPTDLPPVLDTHEITFLPTRTAPLDNGLLKQMLMDEGAIRIRFLVNWSCFADNWTTYYRPDAGYPSIGGHAVTLIGWDDAFPKEEFAITPPGDGAFILKNSWGTGAGEEGYFYISYYDRSLDTAEPVVFTGVPADDERQIYQYDPLGGTTNIGTGTSTTLYAGNVFTADGYEALTDVSFYTREPETDYTVAIFTNFTTPPGDAAPVTWTSGTADLPGYHTIPLPDSVPLMPGEVFSVVLEISSPTDTHPLVVEMPIEDYSSSATAEPGESYVSTNGEEWADLTEIYPDTNVCIKAFTSPLTVVPRDYTTIQAAVDAAASGDIIIVENGTYPEELVLEQPVTIFGVGMPVVATPEDGIGIGIDTDTATITGFVFDGNGTALGGMGIMGDNCTIRDVGITGYKEGLYISDITGLSLSTTALHGNKNNLEYAGHVQSPGNRIDESVTVNGRPVIYRESVSGETIDASSNAGAVICVNCTDITIRDTTTEAMNDGINLQYCRNVMVENITADQDSSGILVVAAENVTVQDSSFGPDMRYGMRISEVNGFLAEKNEIACVDGPGIYLIMAENAAILNNTITSGTDGIGIIGLILINSSVAGNTISDDTGMGIGILLGENVDVGDNTIDASSFGIIMETAWNIQVSDNTIRCNDTGFALGIVADGADVVGNTAENCSEQALMILNNSVVRENHFSGADYPIIDVVESGADVYVYRNDFVLTEPAAGPDANVFIAGATGTAGTLPEMQAVTGGHFGSSLWDGLLQNDGDSDNPFQSTPSGYDTITATADIPEQYTASMNVGWDTAVWNSPTGETYWYRGQGFTNFMGNYWSTYTGTDTNHDGIGTPFVYQNYTIDSYPLMREFAWYLDEDPSSDDEGTSSDMATSPALSAGDAATLTFTGSAVQTVTVTAAEGTGRILLTVDPAPNGPDGLTGPIYQYLSVGLSGMTDDEISEAEFSFRVPTAWLRAEGILPTEITLWRFHDGAWQELPTTLVSEGGGWIHFTATTPGFSTFAIATGDGQTVPVTTGPAVPVEDTGTETAEENISGVSEPSVTVVIPEEEPTADPTEEATTPQETPLGVIPFIGGAAGAALLFRKRR; this is encoded by the coding sequence ATGAATTCCCTATCACGAAACATATCAGCACTTTTTCTCATTGCCGCCCTCATTCTCATACCGGGGGCATCAGCACTTACAATCGAACAGGCACCGCTCAATCCGGCATTTGTTGCATACACGGAAGGGCTCGATGCAGATGACATCGGCCAGTATTCCATCGCATGCTCCGGAGATTCCTGTTCTGCGGCAGGCACCGACAAAATGCCCTTTGCAGCCGGGGATATCCCCGCCCCTCTAATGATGGTCCGGACGGACACCTCTGCATCTGATATCTATCGGGCAACAACTGCTGACGAAGTGGCATTCCCCGCCCGGTTTGATCTTCGGGACGAAGGCAGAGTCACGCAGGTCCGTGATCAGGGAGATTGCGGCAGCTGCTGGGCATTTGCCGCGTATGGCTCGCTTGAATCGACCTATCTCACCGATACAGGGACAGCAGAAAACGTCTCTGAAAACCATATGAAAAACCTCTGTTCAAACCTCTACCCGGACGGATATGACAGAGACCCCTGCAACGGAGGGAACGCCTTTATGTCTGCAGCCTACCTCACCCGCGGAAGCGGGCCGGTGCAGGAGGCAGACGACCCGTATGCACTCCCGGTCCCGTCCACCATCTCACCCACCGATCTTCCGCCGGTGCTCGACACCCACGAAATAACCTTTCTGCCGACACGGACAGCTCCTCTCGATAACGGCCTCTTAAAGCAGATGCTCATGGATGAAGGTGCCATCCGGATCCGATTCCTGGTAAACTGGTCCTGCTTTGCAGACAACTGGACCACATATTATCGCCCGGATGCGGGATACCCCTCGATAGGGGGCCATGCCGTCACGCTCATCGGGTGGGATGATGCCTTCCCGAAAGAGGAGTTTGCCATCACACCACCGGGTGACGGGGCCTTCATCCTCAAAAACAGCTGGGGCACCGGTGCAGGGGAGGAGGGATACTTCTATATCTCCTATTATGACCGCTCACTCGATACTGCCGAACCTGTCGTATTCACCGGCGTGCCTGCTGACGACGAGAGACAGATATACCAGTATGACCCTCTCGGAGGAACCACAAACATCGGTACCGGCACGTCTACCACCCTCTATGCGGGCAATGTCTTCACCGCAGACGGATACGAAGCGCTCACCGATGTGAGTTTCTACACCCGCGAGCCGGAGACAGACTACACGGTTGCCATCTTCACCAACTTCACCACCCCGCCGGGTGACGCCGCACCGGTCACATGGACGTCCGGCACCGCTGACCTGCCCGGATACCACACCATCCCGCTCCCGGATTCAGTCCCCCTGATGCCCGGAGAGGTTTTCTCGGTGGTCCTCGAAATATCCTCTCCGACCGACACCCACCCCCTTGTCGTGGAGATGCCCATTGAGGATTACTCATCCAGTGCGACAGCAGAACCGGGTGAGAGTTATGTAAGCACGAACGGAGAAGAATGGGCAGACCTGACCGAAATATACCCGGACACCAATGTCTGCATCAAGGCGTTCACCAGTCCGCTAACCGTCGTGCCACGCGATTATACAACCATTCAGGCGGCAGTGGATGCCGCCGCATCCGGTGACATAATCATTGTCGAAAACGGCACCTACCCCGAAGAACTGGTGCTGGAACAGCCGGTCACCATCTTCGGTGTGGGGATGCCGGTTGTTGCCACCCCGGAGGACGGGATCGGCATCGGGATTGATACAGACACCGCCACCATCACAGGGTTCGTATTCGATGGAAACGGAACTGCACTCGGCGGCATGGGAATTATGGGTGACAACTGTACCATCCGCGATGTCGGGATCACCGGATACAAAGAGGGCCTTTATATCAGTGATATCACGGGACTCTCGCTTTCCACCACCGCGCTGCACGGTAATAAAAACAATCTCGAATACGCAGGCCATGTGCAGAGCCCCGGCAATAGGATTGACGAATCCGTCACGGTGAACGGCCGGCCGGTCATTTACCGGGAGAGTGTGTCAGGAGAGACCATTGACGCCTCCTCGAATGCTGGAGCCGTCATCTGTGTGAACTGTACGGATATCACCATCCGTGACACCACGACTGAGGCAATGAACGACGGGATCAATCTGCAGTACTGCCGGAATGTAATGGTGGAGAATATCACCGCAGATCAGGATTCTAGTGGAATACTGGTCGTTGCCGCAGAGAATGTCACGGTGCAGGACTCTTCATTTGGCCCGGATATGCGGTATGGCATGAGAATATCGGAAGTAAACGGGTTTTTGGCAGAGAAAAATGAGATCGCCTGCGTTGATGGTCCGGGGATATACCTCATAATGGCGGAGAACGCCGCCATACTGAACAACACCATCACCAGCGGCACGGATGGTATCGGTATAATAGGACTCATTCTTATCAACAGCTCTGTTGCCGGCAATACCATCAGTGATGACACAGGAATGGGTATTGGCATCCTGTTGGGAGAGAACGTGGACGTGGGCGACAACACGATTGACGCCTCATCCTTCGGGATCATCATGGAAACGGCATGGAACATTCAGGTATCTGACAATACCATCCGCTGCAATGATACCGGCTTCGCTCTCGGAATCGTCGCAGATGGAGCCGATGTCGTCGGAAATACCGCAGAGAACTGCTCGGAACAGGCATTGATGATCCTGAACAACTCCGTGGTGCGGGAGAACCACTTCTCCGGTGCAGATTATCCGATTATCGATGTCGTGGAGTCGGGCGCGGACGTCTATGTCTATCGTAATGACTTCGTGCTGACAGAGCCTGCGGCAGGGCCGGATGCGAATGTATTCATCGCAGGCGCCACCGGGACAGCAGGCACTCTCCCGGAGATGCAGGCGGTGACCGGGGGGCATTTTGGCAGCAGTCTGTGGGATGGTCTCCTCCAAAACGACGGGGATTCGGACAATCCGTTCCAGAGCACGCCGTCCGGGTACGATACGATCACCGCCACTGCCGACATCCCGGAACAGTATACAGCAAGTATGAATGTGGGCTGGGATACAGCAGTGTGGAATTCACCGACCGGGGAGACCTACTGGTACCGCGGGCAGGGCTTCACAAATTTCATGGGCAACTACTGGAGCACCTACACCGGCACTGACACCAACCATGACGGCATAGGGACGCCGTTTGTCTATCAGAATTACACCATCGACAGCTATCCACTGATGAGAGAATTTGCCTGGTACCTGGACGAAGACCCTTCATCCGATGATGAAGGCACTTCCTCTGACATGGCGACATCCCCTGCCCTGAGTGCCGGAGATGCGGCAACCCTCACCTTCACCGGTTCTGCGGTGCAGACGGTGACGGTCACCGCAGCGGAAGGGACCGGGAGAATACTCCTCACCGTGGATCCGGCTCCTAACGGCCCGGACGGCCTCACCGGCCCGATCTACCAGTATCTCTCTGTCGGCCTCAGCGGCATGACGGACGATGAAATCAGTGAGGCTGAATTCTCCTTCCGGGTGCCCACCGCATGGCTGAGGGCAGAAGGGATTCTTCCCACAGAAATAACCCTCTGGCGCTTCCACGACGGGGCATGGCAGGAGCTCCCCACCACACTTGTCAGTGAAGGAGGCGGATGGATACACTTTACGGCTACAACACCCGGGTTCTCAACCTTTGCCATCGCCACAGGTGACGGACAGACGGTGCCAGTCACCACCGGACCGGCAGTACCGGTTGAAGATACCGGAACAGAGACTGCGGAAGAGAACATCTCCGGTGTCTCAGAACCATCGGTAACAGTTGTTATTCCTGAAGAAGAGCCGACGGCAGACCCGACAGAAGAGGCCACGACCCCGCAGGAGACCCCGCTTGGGGTAATCCCCTTCATTGGCGGAGCAGCAGGTGCTGCACTTCTCTTCCGGAAACGACGATAA